One genomic window of Chloroflexota bacterium includes the following:
- a CDS encoding sugar phosphate isomerase/epimerase produces the protein MIERHRFGLSTCWNGGRHSRPADLLDEHERLGFRRLEAYCLHTPAQLADLGAEARARGFEITSLHSPCPIAVDERGMRARWGDWLASTNATDRQFAVDTVKKTIDAAAELGARGIVIHLGSTSVWSRQRTIVDTIARDGRDSPAHRQLLEQAQQDRAANAPPHVDAAVKSILALGEHAVGTGVRLGVEARDGYQEIPSLDEMATVLDACTDLPVGYWHDAGHGAKLEYCGFVEHEEYLRRYADRLVGMHVHDTQAARDHRAPGQGGTDFAMLAKYVRPDTILTLELHADVLAEHIGPGVEMLLALGMGTPNETTASA, from the coding sequence ATGATCGAGCGTCATCGTTTTGGCCTCTCCACCTGCTGGAACGGCGGACGGCACAGTCGCCCGGCCGATCTCCTCGACGAGCACGAGCGGCTCGGCTTCCGTCGACTCGAAGCGTACTGCCTGCACACACCGGCCCAGCTTGCGGACCTCGGCGCCGAGGCCAGGGCGCGCGGCTTCGAGATCACCAGCCTCCACAGCCCCTGCCCCATCGCCGTCGACGAGCGCGGCATGCGCGCCCGCTGGGGAGACTGGCTCGCCTCCACCAACGCGACGGATCGCCAGTTCGCGGTGGACACGGTCAAGAAGACGATTGACGCCGCCGCCGAGCTTGGCGCGCGCGGAATCGTGATCCACCTGGGTTCGACATCCGTCTGGTCCCGCCAGCGGACCATCGTAGACACCATCGCTCGGGATGGCCGCGACAGCCCCGCTCATCGCCAACTGCTGGAGCAGGCCCAGCAGGACCGGGCAGCCAACGCGCCGCCCCACGTTGACGCCGCCGTCAAGAGCATTCTGGCGCTGGGCGAGCATGCCGTCGGGACCGGCGTCCGCCTCGGCGTCGAAGCGCGTGACGGCTACCAGGAGATCCCGAGCCTGGACGAGATGGCGACGGTCCTGGACGCCTGCACGGATCTCCCGGTCGGCTACTGGCACGACGCCGGCCACGGCGCGAAGCTCGAATACTGCGGCTTCGTGGAGCACGAAGAGTACCTGCGCCGGTACGCCGACCGCCTGGTCGGGATGCACGTCCACGACACCCAGGCCGCCCGCGATCACCGCGCGCCCGGACAGGGTGGGACGGACTTCGCGATGCTGGCAAAGTACGTCCGCCCGGACACGATCCTGACCCTGGAGCTGCACGCCGACGTGCTGGCCGAGCACATCGGACCGGGCGTCGAGATGCTGCTGGCGCTCGGGATGGGCACGCCCAACGAGACGACCGCGTCAGCCTGA
- a CDS encoding SDR family oxidoreductase yields MADDVHLLPADLARLPALFDLSGKVALVTGAASGLGRAIAIGLAVHGADVVVADLNLAGAQATAGVIAGLGRKTLAIGVDVTSWEQVVSMVEQTVAAFARIDISFNVPGINVRKPALEMTSEEFRSVIDVNLTGVFHCARAVGEVMVRQGGGRMVNIASMFGHAGSRRSAAYTASKHAVVGLTRVLALEWAEHGVRVNSLGPGYTRSALTEPWMSDPVTARDREQATPMGRFADPWEMVGPAIFMVSDASTFMTGAGLIVDGGYTTG; encoded by the coding sequence ATGGCCGACGATGTCCACCTGCTTCCCGCCGATCTCGCCCGACTTCCTGCGCTGTTCGACCTGAGCGGCAAGGTCGCCCTGGTGACCGGGGCCGCGTCCGGCCTGGGCCGAGCCATCGCCATCGGGCTGGCGGTCCACGGCGCAGACGTGGTAGTTGCCGATCTGAACCTGGCCGGCGCGCAGGCGACCGCTGGCGTCATCGCTGGCCTTGGTCGCAAGACGCTGGCCATCGGCGTGGACGTGACGAGCTGGGAGCAGGTCGTCTCGATGGTCGAGCAGACGGTTGCAGCCTTTGCCCGCATCGACATCAGCTTCAACGTGCCGGGCATCAACGTTCGCAAGCCGGCGTTGGAGATGACCTCGGAGGAGTTCCGCTCGGTGATCGACGTGAACCTGACCGGCGTCTTCCACTGCGCCCGGGCCGTGGGCGAGGTGATGGTGCGGCAGGGAGGCGGGCGGATGGTCAACATCGCCAGCATGTTCGGGCATGCGGGGTCGCGGCGGTCGGCGGCCTACACCGCCTCGAAGCACGCCGTCGTCGGGCTGACCAGGGTGCTGGCCCTGGAGTGGGCCGAGCACGGCGTCCGCGTCAACTCGCTGGGGCCGGGCTACACGCGCTCGGCCCTCACCGAGCCGTGGATGTCCGATCCGGTCACGGCCCGCGACCGCGAGCAGGCCACCCCGATGGGGCGTTTTGCCGATCCGTGGGAGATGGTCGGCCCGGCCATCTTCATGGTGTCGGACGCGTCCACGTTCATGACCGGCGCGGGGCTGATCGTGGACGGCGGCTACACGACCGGCTGA
- a CDS encoding glycerophosphodiester phosphodiesterase translates to MSVPEPVKIQLGARRERIAVALGALLVLVASVTLFATLRQNGAAAVRVQVLAHRGASAYAPENTMSAFKLAIEQGADWLEMDVQQTKDGQLVVFHDLRVERTTNGRGALRDLTLAEVRQLDAGAWFGAQFAGERVPTFEEVLALASQHNVRIFPEMKDPRLSPGIEERVAAVISAAGYEDRTIVQSFDMASLERLRRINPDIKLAALYTATSPLRGEPPAGVTVIGPPWEVVGMDASLVRDIHASGRQVVVWSVDNVASVRTLANARVDGIITGRPDAVRAALEAQR, encoded by the coding sequence ATGAGCGTCCCCGAGCCGGTCAAGATCCAGCTGGGGGCGCGCCGCGAGCGCATCGCCGTGGCCCTCGGCGCGCTGCTGGTGCTCGTCGCCAGCGTGACCCTCTTCGCCACGCTGCGCCAGAACGGTGCGGCGGCGGTGCGGGTGCAGGTGCTGGCCCACCGGGGTGCATCTGCCTACGCCCCTGAGAACACGATGTCCGCCTTCAAACTGGCCATCGAGCAGGGCGCCGACTGGCTGGAGATGGACGTCCAGCAGACCAAGGACGGCCAGCTTGTGGTCTTCCACGATCTGCGCGTGGAGCGCACGACCAACGGGCGCGGCGCACTGCGCGATCTGACCCTGGCGGAGGTCCGGCAGCTGGACGCCGGCGCCTGGTTCGGGGCGCAGTTCGCCGGCGAGCGCGTGCCGACCTTCGAGGAGGTCCTGGCGCTTGCCAGCCAGCACAACGTGCGCATCTTCCCCGAGATGAAGGACCCGCGCCTCTCGCCGGGGATCGAGGAGCGGGTCGCCGCGGTCATCAGCGCGGCCGGCTACGAGGACCGGACCATCGTCCAGTCGTTCGACATGGCCTCGCTGGAACGGCTCCGACGCATCAACCCCGACATCAAGCTGGCGGCGCTCTACACGGCAACGAGCCCCCTGCGGGGCGAGCCACCGGCCGGCGTGACGGTGATCGGGCCGCCCTGGGAGGTTGTCGGTATGGACGCATCCCTCGTCCGCGACATCCACGCCAGCGGCCGGCAGGTGGTGGTCTGGTCGGTTGACAACGTGGCCAGCGTGCGCACGCTGGCGAACGCCCGTGTGGACGGCATCATCACCGGCCGGCCGGACGCGGTCCGCGCGGCGCTCGAAGCCCAGCGATGA
- a CDS encoding cellulase family glycosylhydrolase — protein sequence MKRLFSLVALAALLMTAIPSSSTAQAQTSGSPDYGASVFLLGNPSTTARDIALVKKAGLNWVKLAVPWRSIEPSCKNCIDWDDLDRVVLAASQAGLKILARVDHQPDWSRTVKAENGPPDDIFDYADFVSVMAKRYRQGSPKGAIHAIEVWNEPNLSREWGGAPINRDQAAQYMYMLKRTYQAVKAEDPSKLIVSAGLSPTGTNDGTAMPDDVYLGWLYEEGLAQFSDAVGVHGAGYGSAPEVAVNSDSRFPHSSFYFRRVEELRNIMVLNGDSAKQVWLLEFGWTTDQVNPQYSWYAVTPEQQADYIVRAYKYAKSSWSPWIGPMFVWNISDPAWTPEFEQYWWSITNPDGTTRPAFDALSAARTSGALP from the coding sequence TTGAAGAGGCTCTTTTCCCTGGTAGCGCTCGCCGCGCTGCTCATGACGGCGATTCCGTCGAGCAGCACAGCCCAGGCCCAGACCAGTGGCAGCCCGGACTACGGTGCGAGTGTCTTCCTTCTCGGTAATCCCAGCACCACCGCGCGCGACATCGCGCTGGTGAAGAAGGCCGGCCTGAACTGGGTCAAGCTGGCGGTGCCGTGGCGGAGCATCGAGCCCAGCTGCAAGAACTGCATCGACTGGGACGACCTCGACCGCGTCGTGCTGGCGGCCTCGCAGGCGGGCCTGAAGATCCTGGCCCGCGTCGATCACCAGCCGGACTGGTCGCGGACGGTCAAGGCCGAGAACGGCCCGCCGGACGACATCTTTGACTACGCCGACTTCGTCTCGGTGATGGCCAAGCGGTACCGCCAGGGGTCGCCGAAGGGCGCCATCCACGCCATCGAGGTCTGGAACGAGCCGAACCTCTCGCGTGAATGGGGCGGCGCGCCGATCAACCGCGATCAGGCCGCGCAGTACATGTACATGCTCAAGCGGACCTACCAGGCCGTGAAGGCCGAGGATCCGTCCAAGCTGATCGTCAGCGCCGGCCTCTCGCCGACGGGCACGAACGACGGCACGGCGATGCCGGACGATGTCTACCTCGGCTGGCTGTACGAAGAGGGCCTCGCCCAGTTCTCGGACGCCGTCGGCGTGCATGGCGCTGGCTACGGCTCGGCCCCCGAGGTCGCCGTCAACTCGGACTCGCGGTTCCCGCACTCGTCGTTCTACTTCCGCCGGGTGGAAGAGCTGCGGAACATCATGGTGCTGAACGGCGACTCCGCCAAGCAGGTCTGGCTGCTGGAGTTCGGCTGGACGACCGACCAGGTCAACCCGCAGTACTCCTGGTACGCCGTGACCCCTGAGCAGCAGGCGGACTACATCGTCCGCGCCTACAAGTACGCCAAGAGCTCGTGGTCGCCGTGGATCGGCCCGATGTTCGTCTGGAACATCTCGGACCCGGCCTGGACGCCCGAGTTCGAGCAGTACTGGTGGAGCATCACCAACCCGGACGGCACCACCCGGCCGGCCTTCGACGCGCTGTCGGCGGCCCGCACGAGCGGCGCCCTCCCGTAA